In the Sandaracinus amylolyticus genome, ATCGGAGCCCGTCCCCGACCGGAACCGAGAGCGAACCGGACCCCGACCGGGGCGGGATCGGGACCCGACCCGGCCCCCGCCCCGGACCCCGTAAATCGACTCGGCGCCGTTCGGCCTCTACGCTGTGACGCCATGTCCGCCGAGGACGCCGTTCGTTCGCCCTCCCTCAAGGTCCACCACCTCGCGGTGAAGGTCCGCGACCTCGCGCGGGCCGAGTCCTTCTACGCGGGCGCGCTCGGACTGCCGATCATCCGCCGCCAGGACGCGGAGGACGGCACGCCGCGCTCGATCTGGCTCTCGCTGCACGACGGTGCGTTCCTCGCCGTCGAGCGCGCCGAGGAGCCCGAGTCGCAGCGCCTCGACGGCTCGCCCGGCTGGCACTGCGTCGCGCTGGGGATCGACGCGAGCGAGCGCGAGACCTGGCGCACGCGCCTGACCTCGCGGGGCCATCCGGTGGTGCGCGAGACCGCGTACACGCTCTACGTGCGCGACCCCGAGGGCGCGATCGTCGCGCTCAGCCACTACCCGCACGCGATCGCGGAGGCCGTCGTCGCGCGCGGCTCGCAGCCTCCGCCCGCGCCCGGCGGGCCCACGAGCGCGTCGGCGGTCGAGGTCGGTCCCGATCGCGCGCTCGAGGGAGGCGCCCCTTCGGGCGTCACCTCGCGGCTCGCGGCGCTGGTCACCCTCTCGCTCGCGCTGCTCGCGCTCGTCGGCAGCGCGGTGCCGGTGAGCGCCCAGCGCGCGCCGGCGGACGTGCTCGTCGTCGGCTCGTCGTCGGTGTTCGGCCCGTTCGGACGGCTCGTCGAGGAGCAGCTCGAAGAAGCGGGCCTGCGGGTGCGCCGTCACTCGCGCCGCTCGACCGGCTTCGCGCGCCCCGACTTCTTCGACTGGCAGCGCGAGATCGGTCGAGTGCGCGGGCTCGGCGAGGCGCGCGCGGTCGTGGTGATGATGGGCGGCAACGACACGATGGCGCTGCGCCTCCGCCCCGACGAGTCACGCGATCGCGGTCCCGCGTCGTGGGTCGCGTGGCGCGACGAGGCGCGGTGGCGCGAGCTCTACACGTCGCGGGTGCGCGCGTTCGTCGACACGATCTGCGACGCGGGCGTGGCGCGCGCGATCGTCGTGCTGCCCGCCGACGGCGATCGCGAGGGCTGGGCCGATCGCATCGCGCGGGTGCAGGAGGCGCAGGCCGCGGGCGTGCGGGGGACGCGCTGCGGCGTGGTGCTCGATCCGCGCAGCGACGCGCCGGTGCGCGAGGGTGACACCATCGACGGCGTGCACCTCTCGACGCGCGGAGCGCGTCAGGTGCTCACGCGCATCGGCCCCGCGCTGCTCGCCGCGATCGAGAGCTGATCACACGCCGTCGGGCGTCTCAGAACACCGCCTCGACGTACCGGTACGGGTAGCTCGGCTCGCGATACCCGCCTCGCTTCTGGCGCTTGGGGAGCTTGATCTTCTCCCGCGGCGGCGACTCGTACGGCACGGTCGTCAGGATGTGGTGGATCACGTTGAGCCGAGCGCGGCGCTTGTCGTCGCTGGGCACCACGTACCAGGGCGCGTGCGCCGAGTCGGTGGCCGCGAACATGTCGTCACGCGCGCGCGAGTAGTCGAACCAGCGGCTGTACGACTCGAGATCCATCGGCGAGAGCTTCCAGATCTTGCGCGGATCATCGATGCGATCCTGCAGCCGCCGGGTCTGCTCCTCCTCGCTGACCTCGAGCCAGAGCTTGATGAGGACGACACCCGACTCGACGATGGCCTTCTCGACCGACGGAACGATGCGCAGGAAGCGCTCGACGTCGTCCATCTTCGTGAAGCCCATCACGCGCTCCACGCCGGCGCGGTTGTACCAGCTGCGATCGAAGATCACGATCTCGCCGGCCGCCGGCAGGTGCGGGATGTAGCGCTGGATGTACATCTGGCTGCGCTCGCGCGAGGTGGGTGAGGGCAGCGCGATCACGCGGAACACGCGCGGGCTCACGCGCTCGGTGATCGCCTTGATGCAGCCGCCCTTGCCGGCGCCGTCGCGGCCCTCGAACACGATGCAGACCTTGAGCCCCTCGCGCACGACCCATTGCTGGAGCGCGACCAGCTCCCCGTGGAGATTCTTCAGCTCCTTCTCGAAGTCCTTGCGCTTCAGCTTGTCCGTCGCCTGGCCGTCCTTGCTCATGAGGGCACCGCTTCTCCTGTTCGTCGTCGACGGATGAGACCCCGGGGGAGCTCGACGCCTCCGTGATCTTTGCCCCGCACGATCGGATCGCGAGAGCGGCGAGCCATCGCCGCACGAGCGGCCCCTCGTGGCGACCTCCTCGGGTGGCGAACGGATCACGCGTCGGGCACGAGCGTCGCGCCGTCCCAGCGGTACCAGGTGCGCGCGCCGCCGAGCCGGCGCACCCGCAGCGGCCAGAAGCCGGGCACGTCGCCCTCGCCTTGCGTCATCGGCCCGCCGATGTGCTCGCGGCGCGTCTCGGGCAGCTCCTGCCCGCTGCGCAGCTCGATCGTCCACGCCGGCGCCTGCGCGCCGATCGGATGGACCCACCACCGCATGCGTCCATCGCCGCGCCCGGTGCGCGTGCCGATCACGAGCAGCGTGCGCCCGCCCTCGGGCGCGGTCCGCGTGACGAAGAGATCCTCGACGACCTCGGCGCCCGCGCGCGGCACCTCGTAGAGCTCGGAGACCGCGCACGTCGCGTCGCTGCGCGCGATCCGCACCCGCGACGGCTCGACGAGCACCATCGCATCGCTCGAGCCCGCGCCCTCCTCGTCGAGGCGCGCCCACGCGACCACCACACCCTCGCCGCCCACGTCGGCGATGCGCGGCACGCAGTGCTCCCATGCCCGCAGGAGCCCCGAGCCGACCCATCCTTCGACGCCCTCGGCCGCGACCACCCGCGTCCAGGTGCCGCGCCCGCCGGCCTCGGAGCGCATCGCGCCGACGTCGCCGTAGAGCCCGACCACCAGCGTCTCGTCGGGCAGCGTCGCGCGCAGCGCGCGCTCGGGGCCCGCGCCTTCGCGCAGGTTCGAGCGCGTCGTGGTGCGGAGCAGCGCCGGCTCGAGCGCGGCCGCGAGCTGCGTCGCGTCGGGCGATCCGTCGACGCTCTCGCCGCCGAACGCCGCGCGCAGCGCGGGCACGTGCGCCTCGCACGACGCGATCGACAGCGCCGCCCACGACTCTCCTCGCGGCGCGATGCGCACGCAGCCGCGTAGCTCCGCGGAGAGATCGCGCGCGCCCAGCGCGAGCGCCGCGAGCGACGACGGCGACGACACGAAGCGCGGCGTCCCGCTGGGCACGACGGCCTGCGCGGGAGGCGGCTGCGGTGCGCCCGGCGGCGCGATCGCCGGCGCGATCGTCGCGGTCGGTGCCGGCATCGCGGGCGCGACCGCCGCCTCGGGCGCGCCGCCCGACATCGTCATCGTCGACACCCCCGCGACGACGAGGATCGTCGAGAGCATCCCGAGCACCGCGAAGAAGCCGCGCCGTCCGGTGCGCTTCGTCGGCTCGGGTGCGATCCCCGCCGCGCCGCCCATCGATCCGAGCGACACCGCGGGCATCGTCGGCGCGCTCGCCGCCTCCGCCGCGGTCACCGCGTCCACGTCGGCGCCCTGCGCGGCGCGCGTCAGCGCCTGACGCATCGTGCGCGCGTCGGGGAAGCGGAACGAGGGATCGCGCGCCATCGCGCGGTGCACGAGCTCGGGCACTCCGCGCGGCAGATCGGGGCGCAGCGTCGCGACGCGCTCGGGATCGTCGGTGACGATCGCCGCGATCACCGCGGTCGCGCTCGGTCCGTCGAACGGCAGTCGACCGGTGAGCGCTTGGTAGAGGATCACGCCCATCGCGTAGAGGTCGCTGCGCGCGTCGACGCTCTTCGCGCTGCGCACCTGCTCGGGGCTCATGTAGTGCGGCGTCCCGAGCGTCTGCATCGAGTGCGTGATCGTCGCGCCCGCGGCCTCGCTCGATCGTGCGATCCCGAAGTCGAGCACCTTC is a window encoding:
- a CDS encoding serine/threonine-protein kinase — encoded protein: MLGAGSVIAGKYRLESPIGKGGMGAVWRATHLTLGRAVAVKMVLGDAPPPETLQRFLREARSLASVQHRNVVDVIDFGEEHGRPFLVMECLEGESLAQRLERTPAPTLAEITEWIAGALGGLAAIHDAGLVHRDLKPANLFLARDADGVIPKVLDFGIARSSEAAGATITHSMQTLGTPHYMSPEQVRSAKSVDARSDLYAMGVILYQALTGRLPFDGPSATAVIAAIVTDDPERVATLRPDLPRGVPELVHRAMARDPSFRFPDARTMRQALTRAAQGADVDAVTAAEAASAPTMPAVSLGSMGGAAGIAPEPTKRTGRRGFFAVLGMLSTILVVAGVSTMTMSGGAPEAAVAPAMPAPTATIAPAIAPPGAPQPPPAQAVVPSGTPRFVSSPSSLAALALGARDLSAELRGCVRIAPRGESWAALSIASCEAHVPALRAAFGGESVDGSPDATQLAAALEPALLRTTTRSNLREGAGPERALRATLPDETLVVGLYGDVGAMRSEAGGRGTWTRVVAAEGVEGWVGSGLLRAWEHCVPRIADVGGEGVVVAWARLDEEGAGSSDAMVLVEPSRVRIARSDATCAVSELYEVPRAGAEVVEDLFVTRTAPEGGRTLLVIGTRTGRGDGRMRWWVHPIGAQAPAWTIELRSGQELPETRREHIGGPMTQGEGDVPGFWPLRVRRLGGARTWYRWDGATLVPDA
- a CDS encoding VOC family protein, translating into MSAEDAVRSPSLKVHHLAVKVRDLARAESFYAGALGLPIIRRQDAEDGTPRSIWLSLHDGAFLAVERAEEPESQRLDGSPGWHCVALGIDASERETWRTRLTSRGHPVVRETAYTLYVRDPEGAIVALSHYPHAIAEAVVARGSQPPPAPGGPTSASAVEVGPDRALEGGAPSGVTSRLAALVTLSLALLALVGSAVPVSAQRAPADVLVVGSSSVFGPFGRLVEEQLEEAGLRVRRHSRRSTGFARPDFFDWQREIGRVRGLGEARAVVVMMGGNDTMALRLRPDESRDRGPASWVAWRDEARWRELYTSRVRAFVDTICDAGVARAIVVLPADGDREGWADRIARVQEAQAAGVRGTRCGVVLDPRSDAPVREGDTIDGVHLSTRGARQVLTRIGPALLAAIES
- the ppk2 gene encoding polyphosphate kinase 2, with amino-acid sequence MSKDGQATDKLKRKDFEKELKNLHGELVALQQWVVREGLKVCIVFEGRDGAGKGGCIKAITERVSPRVFRVIALPSPTSRERSQMYIQRYIPHLPAAGEIVIFDRSWYNRAGVERVMGFTKMDDVERFLRIVPSVEKAIVESGVVLIKLWLEVSEEEQTRRLQDRIDDPRKIWKLSPMDLESYSRWFDYSRARDDMFAATDSAHAPWYVVPSDDKRRARLNVIHHILTTVPYESPPREKIKLPKRQKRGGYREPSYPYRYVEAVF